In one Chitinispirillales bacterium ANBcel5 genomic region, the following are encoded:
- a CDS encoding FtsX-like permease family protein — protein MCAIAVGLLAGLFATAVMLGMGDQIVSVSLTTRLSHVQITHPDYRRERDLSLYVPNAMGIASEITTMEQVRAAAPRMLVDAMASSPRMAMGVEMLGVIPSMERNLTIIDESIIEGQYFDTAMLNPAVIGQELAERLDIGVGSRLVLTFQNVEGVISGGAFRVSGLFRTPSAEFDRSTIYVRSDDLAPHLEMDQQRFQQVSILFTTMEAMDTSMVYIEQMAEGMCVETWRDLAPELDYIASTLDVFLYIFLIVILLALAFGIVNTMLMVVLERTREIGMLMAVGMKRGTLFSMIVLETVVLSVTGAVVGMVFSFVLISVVSETGIDLSVFAEGLAEFGTGEILYPQLPWTMYPVLGLMVIVVAVLSALYPALKALRLRPADALRTD, from the coding sequence ATGTGTGCCATAGCCGTGGGGTTGCTTGCCGGATTGTTTGCAACGGCGGTGATGCTTGGTATGGGGGATCAGATTGTGTCTGTTTCACTCACCACCAGACTCTCTCACGTTCAGATTACTCACCCCGATTATCGCAGGGAACGAGATCTTTCCTTGTATGTACCAAATGCGATGGGTATAGCCTCTGAGATTACTACAATGGAGCAGGTTCGTGCTGCTGCGCCACGGATGCTTGTAGACGCAATGGCCTCATCTCCCAGAATGGCGATGGGGGTGGAGATGCTGGGGGTTATTCCGTCTATGGAGCGGAATCTTACGATAATCGACGAATCTATTATCGAAGGGCAGTATTTTGATACTGCAATGCTCAATCCTGCAGTGATTGGACAGGAGCTTGCGGAGCGGCTGGATATCGGCGTGGGCTCGAGGCTGGTATTAACATTTCAAAACGTTGAAGGGGTGATTAGTGGCGGGGCATTCAGGGTTAGCGGGCTTTTCCGCACTCCGTCGGCTGAGTTTGACCGCAGTACAATATATGTGCGTTCGGATGATCTGGCTCCTCATCTGGAGATGGACCAGCAGCGGTTTCAGCAGGTATCGATACTCTTTACCACTATGGAAGCAATGGATACTTCAATGGTGTACATAGAACAGATGGCTGAGGGGATGTGTGTAGAGACCTGGCGTGATTTAGCCCCTGAACTTGATTATATCGCCTCGACCCTGGATGTTTTTCTCTACATATTTCTGATAGTTATCCTTCTTGCTCTTGCCTTTGGAATAGTAAATACAATGCTTATGGTGGTGCTTGAGCGCACCCGGGAGATTGGGATGCTTATGGCAGTGGGGATGAAGCGTGGGACGCTGTTTTCCATGATTGTGCTTGAGACGGTGGTGCTTTCGGTCACCGGAGCGGTTGTGGGCATGGTGTTTTCCTTTGTGCTTATCTCGGTGGTGTCAGAAACAGGAATCGATCTTTCGGTGTTTGCAGAAGGTCTTGCTGAATTTGGCACCGGTGAGATCCTCTACCCTCAACTGCCCTGGACAATGTATCCGGTACTGGGGCTAATGGTCATAGTGGTAGCGGTGCTTTCGGCTTTATACCCGGCGTTAAAGGCCCTCAGGCTCAGGCCGGCTGATGCGTTACGTACAGACTGA
- a CDS encoding FtsX-like permease family protein, whose protein sequence is MMLFVTMAWRNLWRNSHRTLITTASIFFAVILVLFIRSMQLGTYEHMITNTVRISTGFIQVQGEEFWETRSLENSMQYRQEMVEEVMALEDVTHVVPRIESFALASSGDQTRASVVTGIDPEAENRMNNLEEQLIEGTYLSGGSSERVLIASGLAEYLNVSPEDTVILLGQGYYGMSAAGAFLVEGIVDLPLPDLNQSMLYMSLEDAQWFYSMPQRITSLAVMIDRPDRLWSVRDQIWGIYGNDIDVLTWREMLPELVQIIELDDAQGLIMLGILYLVIAFGVFGTVMMMMAERRREFAIMVAIGLKNRALSLILLIETVVIGLLGTLSGIVVSVPILLYMRANPIVLTGDTAQAMRQFGFDPLIPFLVSPSIFINQGIVVMVISLVACLYPVLSVRKLNISDQLHG, encoded by the coding sequence ATGATGCTTTTTGTTACTATGGCATGGAGAAATCTTTGGCGTAACAGCCACCGCACGCTTATCACCACCGCATCAATCTTCTTTGCCGTGATACTGGTTCTTTTTATCCGTTCGATGCAGCTTGGTACCTACGAACACATGATAACCAATACTGTCAGAATCTCTACGGGGTTTATTCAGGTGCAGGGTGAGGAGTTTTGGGAGACCAGAAGCCTTGAAAACAGCATGCAGTATCGTCAGGAGATGGTGGAAGAGGTGATGGCGCTTGAGGATGTTACCCATGTGGTGCCGCGGATAGAGTCGTTCGCTTTGGCATCATCGGGCGATCAAACGCGCGCATCGGTAGTGACCGGCATCGATCCTGAGGCAGAAAACAGGATGAACAATCTTGAGGAGCAGCTTATTGAGGGCACCTATCTTTCCGGGGGGAGTTCTGAGCGGGTACTAATCGCAAGTGGTCTTGCAGAGTACCTTAACGTTTCACCTGAGGACACGGTTATTCTTTTGGGGCAGGGGTATTACGGAATGAGTGCCGCCGGCGCGTTTCTGGTAGAGGGTATCGTTGATCTGCCTCTTCCCGATCTTAATCAGAGTATGCTATATATGAGCCTTGAAGATGCGCAGTGGTTTTATTCTATGCCCCAAAGAATTACTTCACTTGCGGTTATGATAGACAGGCCTGACAGACTGTGGAGTGTAAGGGACCAGATCTGGGGTATTTATGGAAACGATATAGACGTTCTTACCTGGAGAGAGATGCTACCGGAATTGGTGCAGATAATTGAGCTGGACGATGCCCAGGGGTTAATTATGCTTGGGATTTTATATCTGGTAATTGCTTTTGGGGTTTTTGGCACAGTGATGATGATGATGGCTGAGCGACGCAGGGAATTTGCCATCATGGTTGCCATAGGGCTTAAAAACCGGGCGCTGAGCCTGATACTGCTTATTGAAACAGTGGTGATAGGATTACTTGGAACACTAAGCGGAATCGTTGTTTCTGTACCCATACTTCTATATATGAGGGCTAATCCAATAGTGTTAACCGGAGATACCGCTCAGGCTATGCGTCAATTTGGTTTCGATCCGCTGATTCCTTTTCTGGTTAGTCCATCAATTTTTATTAATCAGGGGATAGTGGTAATGGTAATTTCGCTTGTGGCGTGTTTGTATCCGGTTTTGTCGGTTCGCAAACTTAATATTTCAGATCAGTTGCATGGATAA
- a CDS encoding outer membrane lipoprotein-sorting protein, with the protein MGVKVVLILAAVSFCSLLWAQDATEVVRRVDERMRGESSRAEMTMRIIRPDWTRELSVRAYSLSQDFSMIYILSPPRDRGTSFLKRYNEVWQWVPSIQRVVRIPPSMMTQSWMGSDFTNDDLVQEASIVDDYEHSFLPDTTVEQMEAWRVEMVPKPEAAVVWDRVEMWVTKDDYNQRRALYYDEDGVLVNDLTLDSVRELGGREIPTRWEMVPVDEQGQSTVMEYDDLEFDIDIDEGFFSQQNMRTIR; encoded by the coding sequence ATGGGCGTTAAAGTTGTTTTAATCCTTGCAGCAGTATCATTTTGTTCTTTACTTTGGGCGCAGGACGCAACGGAGGTGGTGCGCAGGGTTGATGAGCGGATGAGGGGAGAGTCCAGCCGTGCGGAGATGACTATGCGTATCATACGACCCGACTGGACCAGAGAACTTTCTGTACGCGCCTACTCCCTTAGCCAGGATTTTTCCATGATCTATATCCTCTCACCTCCAAGGGATCGGGGTACCTCCTTTCTTAAACGTTACAATGAAGTGTGGCAGTGGGTGCCATCTATTCAGAGAGTAGTAAGAATCCCTCCTTCAATGATGACTCAGTCCTGGATGGGTTCAGACTTTACCAATGATGATCTGGTGCAGGAGGCTTCAATCGTCGATGATTATGAACATTCTTTTCTTCCCGATACAACGGTGGAACAGATGGAGGCCTGGCGCGTAGAGATGGTTCCAAAACCTGAAGCTGCGGTAGTATGGGACAGGGTAGAGATGTGGGTAACCAAAGATGATTATAACCAGCGTCGCGCACTGTATTACGATGAAGACGGGGTGCTGGTTAATGATCTTACCCTCGATTCTGTTCGTGAACTGGGGGGAAGGGAGATTCCTACCCGCTGGGAGATGGTGCCTGTTGATGAGCAGGGGCAAAGCACAGTTATGGAATATGATGATTTGGAGTTTGATATCGATATCGATGAAGGGTTCTTCTCTCAGCAAAACATGAGAACCATAAGGTAG
- a CDS encoding DUF1328 domain-containing protein — protein sequence MVLWAIIFAIIALIAGILKFTEVPGHISAIAKGLFFVFLILFVVSFWIQVL from the coding sequence ATGGTACTCTGGGCCATTATCTTTGCAATAATAGCACTGATCGCTGGCATCCTGAAGTTTACGGAAGTACCGGGCCATATATCAGCCATTGCAAAAGGGCTTTTTTTTGTGTTTCTTATACTCTTTGTTGTCTCGTTTTGGATACAGGTGTTGTGA
- a CDS encoding phosphodiester glycosidase family protein has translation MKTVIVLLFSATLLYSSQDIQWKKLSEGLEYGKALSSLYLPLDSVYINLLRIDPAHYKLQLFNASHPTQGSAMSARAWANQEGLTAVINAAMYQQDHLSSVSFMQNNDHINNPRLSKDRTVLAFDPLVQGIAPVRIIDMECDDFDSLREQYGSFVQSIRMLSCTGRNVWQENTRRWSIAAVGTDSSENLLFIHVRAPHSVHELINILIELPIDLNRVMYMEGGSQAQLYFESEKRNYQFIGNYSSGGRAFTISPLPNVLGISRISESD, from the coding sequence ATGAAAACAGTAATTGTGCTCCTTTTTAGCGCTACCCTGCTCTATAGCAGCCAGGATATCCAATGGAAAAAGCTCTCTGAAGGTCTTGAATACGGAAAAGCCCTCTCCTCCCTTTATCTTCCACTGGATAGTGTCTATATCAATCTGCTTCGTATTGACCCCGCCCACTATAAGCTTCAGCTCTTTAACGCCTCTCATCCCACCCAGGGCTCTGCGATGAGCGCACGTGCCTGGGCGAACCAAGAGGGGCTTACGGCCGTAATCAATGCAGCAATGTATCAGCAGGACCATCTAAGCAGTGTGTCCTTTATGCAAAATAATGACCATATCAATAACCCACGCCTCTCCAAAGACCGCACTGTACTTGCTTTCGATCCACTGGTGCAGGGGATAGCTCCGGTAAGAATCATCGATATGGAATGTGATGATTTTGATTCCTTACGAGAGCAGTATGGAAGCTTTGTGCAGTCCATACGGATGCTCTCCTGCACGGGACGAAACGTATGGCAGGAAAATACAAGACGATGGAGTATTGCAGCTGTAGGTACCGACTCTTCCGAAAACCTTCTCTTTATTCATGTGAGGGCACCCCATTCGGTACACGAATTGATAAACATTTTAATAGAACTGCCAATCGATCTAAATCGGGTGATGTATATGGAAGGTGGTTCACAGGCACAGCTCTATTTTGAGAGCGAAAAAAGAAACTATCAATTCATAGGAAATTACAGCTCAGGTGGCAGAGCGTTCACCATCTCTCCACTGCCCAATGTTCTGGGAATTTCCAGAATATCAGAAAGTGACTAA
- the mtgA gene encoding monofunctional biosynthetic peptidoglycan transglycosylase, producing MSQKETTTRFNFLRRFWKIVKTLFLAYAVVFSLVVTALIISAYIFISRPIREVRELKVNNPTETAFMAQHSERLSHNPASSIDQEFVPITQISPWLKKAVLAAEDDGFFTHPGFDLDAIIAAFDYNRTQGENIRGASTITQQLAKNLFLSPERSFRRKAIELGYTLLLEHYLSKDRILELYLNYAQWGVAIFGCEAASWYYFNKPSYELTLYEAARMAAVLSMPSRLTPHHITSPYMQSRLTVIANNLYYRGSIDKEQYMMLTENEPPEIVEQNTGVE from the coding sequence ATGAGTCAAAAGGAAACTACTACTCGTTTCAATTTTCTACGCAGGTTCTGGAAAATAGTAAAAACTCTCTTTTTAGCCTATGCAGTTGTTTTCTCTCTGGTAGTTACCGCTCTTATTATAAGCGCATACATCTTTATCTCCAGACCCATACGTGAGGTCAGAGAGCTAAAAGTAAACAACCCCACCGAAACAGCATTTATGGCCCAGCACAGTGAGCGCCTTTCTCATAACCCCGCCAGCTCAATCGACCAGGAATTTGTACCTATTACTCAAATCTCACCCTGGCTTAAAAAGGCGGTTCTGGCAGCAGAAGATGACGGTTTCTTTACTCATCCGGGGTTCGACCTTGATGCAATTATTGCAGCGTTTGACTACAACAGAACACAGGGTGAAAACATACGGGGAGCAAGCACTATCACTCAGCAACTTGCCAAGAACCTCTTTCTCAGTCCCGAAAGAAGCTTTAGGCGTAAAGCTATAGAACTTGGTTACACGTTGCTTCTTGAGCACTATCTGAGTAAAGACAGAATTCTTGAGCTCTACTTAAATTACGCCCAGTGGGGTGTTGCTATATTTGGGTGTGAAGCTGCGTCGTGGTACTATTTTAATAAACCAAGTTATGAACTTACTCTCTATGAAGCAGCACGGATGGCAGCGGTGCTCTCCATGCCCTCAAGACTCACGCCTCACCACATCACCTCTCCCTACATGCAAAGCAGGCTCACTGTTATCGCCAACAATCTCTACTATCGGGGAAGTATTGATAAAGAGCAGTATATGATGCTCACTGAAAACGAACCGCCCGAAATTGTGGAGCAAAATACAGGTGTAGAATAG
- a CDS encoding TIGR02147 family protein, whose protein sequence is MNIYGYDDYRVYLRDRYRQKTLADPTYSQRRFAREAGFSNPGFLNDVIKGRRKLSVAATEKMISVFSLSVAEAQYLKLLVKYNHTSDSDEKRKVYSKLVFRRNRSSFARLNPSLNKYYQDYRYPLIRTAVMAMDFRGDYEELGQFINPPIPTAIVKKCIRDLCDWGLLSQNEDGRYQVSGEFIEPPDTLSDMLKQIKRDWIVHSVDALMNRSFEKRHISTALVSVSGETEEKIAQLVETFREQVWKLVQSDDKEADRVMQLNVQFFPRTAERKNR, encoded by the coding sequence ATGAATATATACGGATATGACGACTATCGGGTGTATCTTCGAGACCGTTACAGACAAAAAACTTTAGCTGACCCCACCTATTCTCAGCGGCGTTTTGCGCGTGAAGCGGGGTTTTCTAACCCAGGATTTCTGAATGATGTAATTAAAGGCAGACGAAAGCTCAGTGTGGCTGCTACAGAAAAGATGATTTCTGTCTTTTCTCTCTCTGTGGCTGAAGCGCAATATCTTAAGCTCCTTGTTAAATACAATCATACTTCTGACAGTGACGAAAAGCGCAAAGTGTATTCAAAATTGGTTTTTCGCAGAAACCGAAGCTCCTTTGCCCGTCTTAATCCTTCATTGAATAAATACTACCAGGACTATCGTTACCCTCTTATTAGAACTGCGGTAATGGCTATGGATTTTAGAGGCGATTATGAGGAGCTGGGACAATTCATTAACCCTCCCATCCCCACCGCTATAGTAAAAAAATGTATCCGTGACCTCTGTGACTGGGGGCTGCTTTCCCAGAATGAAGATGGCAGATATCAGGTAAGTGGTGAATTTATCGAACCCCCTGATACCTTAAGCGACATGTTGAAACAGATCAAAAGGGATTGGATTGTTCACTCTGTTGATGCTCTGATGAACCGTAGTTTTGAAAAACGACATATCTCTACTGCGCTGGTAAGTGTTTCCGGGGAAACGGAAGAGAAAATTGCTCAATTAGTCGAAACCTTTAGAGAACAGGTGTGGAAACTTGTGCAGAGTGATGACAAGGAAGCTGACCGGGTTATGCAGCTAAACGTTCAATTCTTTCCCAGAACAGCAGAGAGGAAAAACAGATGA
- a CDS encoding flagellin, translating to MSLGMDRLNGATRSMTQAFTSAQDSMATSLRRISTGKRFERASEDLVSYTRLVSIDADRSRFQAAKADLTEARINVSTAIGMADNIMDDLREAKELFANGQDNAASQIMDGIADKITAEIGENVWYRTDWGSVKTVAGEGGVSLDFTEFGKVGEDDKLANLATAASEAEVDEAIEGMQAYIGSLQGLEFQLSSQERMADVAIDNTTAMSSTLTKIDEAAEMANVIDQDIRQQAAMSMMAQANMSRRSVTMLYR from the coding sequence ATGAGCTTAGGGATGGACAGGCTTAATGGTGCAACACGGTCGATGACGCAAGCTTTTACCAGTGCACAAGACTCCATGGCAACATCGCTTCGGCGTATCTCTACCGGCAAACGGTTTGAACGAGCATCTGAAGATCTGGTCAGCTATACTCGTTTGGTATCAATTGATGCCGATCGCAGCAGGTTCCAGGCGGCAAAAGCTGATCTTACGGAAGCCAGAATAAACGTTTCCACCGCTATCGGTATGGCCGATAATATCATGGATGATCTAAGAGAGGCAAAAGAGCTGTTCGCCAATGGCCAGGATAATGCCGCTTCTCAGATTATGGATGGTATAGCAGATAAGATTACCGCCGAAATTGGTGAAAATGTGTGGTACAGAACCGACTGGGGATCAGTAAAAACGGTAGCCGGTGAAGGGGGAGTATCTCTGGATTTTACCGAATTTGGTAAGGTGGGGGAAGACGATAAGCTGGCAAATCTGGCAACTGCTGCCTCTGAAGCAGAGGTGGATGAGGCGATTGAAGGGATGCAGGCATATATCGGTTCACTACAGGGACTTGAGTTTCAGCTCTCTTCGCAGGAAAGAATGGCTGATGTGGCCATCGATAATACCACTGCTATGAGTTCGACTTTAACAAAGATAGATGAAGCTGCTGAGATGGCAAATGTGATCGATCAGGATATCCGCCAGCAGGCCGCGATGTCGATGATGGCCCAGGCAAATATGTCCAGACGATCGGTTACAATGCTTTATAGATAA